Proteins encoded within one genomic window of Sphingomonas cannabina:
- a CDS encoding 2Fe-2S iron-sulfur cluster-binding protein encodes MIRVRFVSADGLAVEEVEGADGDSLLRLAQAHGQPLEGTCEGAMACSTCHVIVAPEDFGRLPPASEEEEDMLDLAAGATRTSRLSCQITLTSDLEGLTVRVPAEARDMRGR; translated from the coding sequence ATGATCCGCGTCCGTTTCGTCAGCGCCGACGGGCTTGCGGTCGAGGAGGTCGAGGGGGCGGACGGCGACAGCCTGCTGCGCCTGGCGCAGGCGCATGGCCAGCCGCTCGAAGGGACCTGCGAAGGGGCGATGGCCTGCTCGACCTGCCATGTCATCGTCGCGCCGGAGGATTTCGGCCGGCTGCCGCCTGCCAGCGAGGAGGAGGAGGACATGCTCGACCTCGCCGCCGGCGCCACCCGCACCAGCCGGCTGTCCTGCCAGATCACGCTCACGTCCGACCTCGAGGGGCTTACGGTGCGCGTTCCCGCCGAGGCGCGCGACATGCGAGGTCGCTAG